The region CAAAAGCCATAAAAGCCATCCACAGAAGGCATTGTAACTGTTATCCTCATACACCTGTGAGGAAACACTGTCCCGTGGGCAAAGAGAGGATCAGTGAGATCTGTCCCACCAAATGGAGCTTGGAGGTTGGataaataaaacatcatattTAAGTACTTGATTACCTGGAAAATCCCCTGGGAAACTTGTTAGTTCAAGAATGCTGGATCTGAGACTCTGGCACACTGAGTTAGGAAGTCTTAGGATATGGTCTGAGAATTTGGACTTCTTAGCAGCCTCTGAGTAAAGCAGATACATATGGTCAGGGGACCACTGTGTGTCTGGTAGGGCCAGTTTGTGACTTTGTGGAGTACAAAGTAAGGAATTTGGTGCTTGAACAATATCACCTTCAGCTTTCTGAAACCCAGCTTACTGTCTCCAGCTTTGTCTTTCTTATCTTGGCTGGTTCATGGCCATGCCCTCAACTAGAAGGATCTCTCAGAAAGAAGTCTGATCAAGCCACTCTTGCTTCAAGAAATTACATCTCCTACTACCTTTGTGTGTTCTATGGGCTAGACCATGGCACTTCTTACCTCTCTAAGGCCATGCAATTTTCCCTGGCTTTATACTTGGGTCTTGGATGCCAATCTTTCCAGAGCTACCTGTCCATACTTGGTTAAATTCTAATTCTATTCTAGACGCTATCTTCAAAAACAATTCCAAAGAAAGGTCTTTCAAGACCTTGGGCAATATCCTTCAAGGATCCCTATAAGTACACTTGTACAGGGTGGAAATGACTGAACACACCAGTCAATTGGGACTCCTTCAATGTAGACAACAAACTTTAAGTAATTTGATGTTATTATTGAACTTGTATTTCTCCTGACCTAGGAGATTAACTATCACACCTGCCCTTGGAGTGATGGTTATTGCATGCTTTCTTAGAGTCAGAGCTATTAAGAATGAAACTCAGTCATGAATGAGAAAATGATGACATGTTTTAATAACCCAGAAAGACTTGTGTATGCTTTAGAATTTTTCCATCTGAATATTACAGACCACAAAAGTGACCGTTATGCCTCCAGAAAGAATGAATGTTTGTAACAAAACACTTTCTCAAAAGGACACTCCTCCCTCTGGTGCATTTTGATCTATTCTGATTTAATCAAAAGTTTGAAGATGGGGTCTAACCTTATCTATCAGTGACCAAGTAGTTGTTTCATGGAAATGCAGTTTGAAACTCATTAATAGTGCAGACTGTATATTATAACTTAGAAGCTGTGGGTTATCACTGATGCTTGCAATTGCTATGGAAACCATGTTCATATGCACCTTTTAGAGAGTTTGCTTTAAAacaggggagggggaagatgaAACAAAGAATGTTCCTTGGAAGAATAAACTGTTTAGTACCCAGCATGCATAAGCAGGTTCAGTGGTGCAAAAATGCTCTGCCTATATAATGATAGCAACTCTTATATTTTTAAGGCACTAATAATGTCTAATATTGTATTAGAGAACTATATTTATGCTGGTGGATAAGAATACCTGGTGTCTTTTcccaagcacacatatacacagagacaccacACACTAGTACACACAAGTTTTTCAGCTTCCACCAGATCTTTGCAGTCTGTATTCTTAAGCCCTTCAAAGGCCTCTTGAACATGAAGCTTGGGCTGCTGAAACTCAGCCTTCTCTGTCTCTCGTTGAATGAATGTTGACATTGAGTGTTTTATCCTTTCATGTGTGAGCTGAATTTTCCAATTACAGATTTTATAAATAGTAGTGTTAATTTTTTTCGAGATGTCTATAAGAAATGAGTGAtagtattaataaaatttaaattttggaggttctgtcttcctctttccttgcCTATGTATTTTCCTGATCATTGATGTGGGATTGTGCTGTGAAAATAATAGAGTAAGCACCACCCTGTACAAAAAGGAATTTACAAGTATACACATCCTGTTGACACCCTTATGTTATTCTGTTCAGCATTCTTATATGTCATTCCACATATGTGTGAATTAGTAATTGTTTCCCCTATGTCTTTGTATTGTCTATGCTGTATTGCACTGGGAGCCACATCATCTTCTTCTTTTGAGCAGAAACAGATCCTCAAACTGATTTCcctgtctttttcaatttttaaagatttatttttatttttatgcgtGTAGGTGAAaagtctgcatgtatgtctctgcaccacatgtatgcaatccatctggaggccaggagatggtgttggatcttctggaactggagttactgatgggtgcctggaattgaacctgggtcctctgcaagggcaagaAATGCTACTAATAGTTGATTATGTCTTaaggtttgtattttatttttatttttaagtgtgggGGGGGCAGGGAGCATGTGcatgaggacagaagagggcattaagtCTCCTGGTAATGGAGCTAGAGTTGCGAGCAGCCCATTGCGGGTGCTAGAAACTTCACTTGAActgtctgcaagagcagtgtgtactcataaccactggaccatctctccaaccttcttTGTTTTCATATTCAGGTCTACGGGAACTTTGAAGACAGCACTCTTCTTCTGAAAATTGGTGCTCATTCTATAGTCATCTGGAAACCATTTCTCTTTCCAATAGGTATGTAACAACTACCAGAATTCTGGCCCCTCCTTGTCCCACCTGTGGTCTTAGCAGACACCATTTGAAAAACAAGCAGCCACCCTCCCCACAAACCCCTAGGCtgtgtttcattcattttttcctctccctACTCCTTGCAACCACACCAGACAAGTGTCTCTACTGggtaaatatatattcatttgttaGACATGTGTCTTTGTAGCACTGAATGTCTCTAGTACCTTGTTCACCAGTCATGAAATAACAAACTTCTAGAAATGGGGGACCCATGTGACTATAAAAGGGTACTATTATTTTTTGTAATATGTTCATTACCATTTCTAGTATATTGCCAAGTAGATAAGGGGTACACAGATTTTCATTCCCACATTCTTTCCCACAAGTAGTTCTCAATCAAAAATTAGCTCAAGGcagttttcaaattaaaaaaggaagccGATGATTATTGGAGCAGGAAATAAAGCACAGCCACAAAAGACAGACATTTAagctaatttaatattttctaagatTACCATGTAATTCCTGCATAACCATTAAACACTATTACACAGTTAAATAGGTAAGTACTGTCATACTAAGACAACGGGTTCTAAGAAGCAAGAAGCAGCGATGGTTTAGGCAAGGGCAGCAGCAACGGCAGATCTTATACGCGTTTTGATGGAATTTCTAGATGTTCAATTGTCGGAGCTTCTTCTGTAGTAgtcttttcttcaaaaatttgaaTTAAGAAGTGGTTGGTTTTCGTCGTCCTCTACTTCAGACTGTAGCTCCTCCGATATCAGTTGTCTGGCCAATTTGATGTTCAGTCCTTCGTTGTAATGTAACTTTCTTTTCAGTTCAAATTGTCTTTGCCTTTCTTGCTTGTCCAGGAAGAATTTGCTCGTATGTGCACCGCTGCTTTCTTGCTCCTCACCCTGATATCTGCCTCCAAAGGTGTCAGTGGCTGCAAGTTTCTTCGCTAAGGTGTCAGGGGTTACAGCTTCCTTTCCTTGAACTTCAGTCATGGTGTCTTCTCCATCATTTGGCACACTGGCATAGGGATTGCTGGGCTCGTTCATCTTCATTAAGTCGTAGTCTTTGTAGGATGGATAATGAGTTGCTAGTATGTTGGATTCGTCCCACTTCTGTGATTTCTTACGCTGCAGCTCCTGGGTGCCAGGTCTTCCGGATGGCTGGGTGGAATCCTCCACTGAAGATgttgaacttttatttttgagtattCCCTTGATGGGCCGATGTGAAGTGGTGGAGGATGCCATGACTGGGAAGCTGGGGGCCAAGGTAGAGTTGGGCCAACGCAGCCACTTGTCCGCACTCCGGACTCAAGCAGGAGCTAGATCTGTCTGGCGGACTGGCGCTCAGCACTCCAGTGGCAGCGCCAGGGCTGGGTAGGTCACAAAGGACGGAGTGAGATAAGTCATAATGTACCCATCTTCGTCACTGCGGCAGCTGCGGCTTAGCGGGCCTCTCTGGTGGCcatcttggattttgttttcttattaattaatataatataaaaacaccCCTTTGTGGTATATGAAAGAGAATCACTATTTTGGGACTTCTCTACACACTGTGCACAGGGAAGCTATGTGAAACATCTTTCTTACTATCTAACATTTAAAACTCACTACTTTGATTGCAAAGATGGGAGACCTTAACTAGATGAAAAATTTCCCCTCTCCCTTATGCCCTTTCATAtgtccctctacacacacacacacacacacacacacacacacacacgtatatgtatacacacacaccccgacCCTCCTGTCCTTCTTTATGTCTCAGAGAATAGCCACACCCACAGCTGCTTAGCCCAGTCAGGATCCTGGGTGCAACTCTAAGACTAGATGAGATGACTCACTCTTCAATCCAGTCCTCTGGTGCTGGCCTTAAGGAACTCATTCAGTCTCTTCTACTGCCACCCTGTTTTAAGTCACTACCACATCTTGGGGTGATTCATCTCAGCCTTTGAATTAGATCCTGGATAGACCTCCCTGCTCCTTCCCAATCGCTGGTTCACTCTCTAGGCACAGAAATCTTGAAATCCTTTCACCCCATTCAATCACTTGTGTAATGTCCTTAAAATCAAGACCTGATCCCAGAAAAAAAGTGGCAAGCATGTTCATGCGTCCATATAGAGAAGTATTTCTTAACTTGTGGGTTTGTGACCCTTTTGGCATCAAGGAATCCTTTCACACGGGTCACCTAAGacccattagaaaacacagatatttatgttatgattga is a window of Arvicola amphibius chromosome X, mArvAmp1.2, whole genome shotgun sequence DNA encoding:
- the Ppp1r2c gene encoding protein phosphatase inhibitor 2 family member C; amino-acid sequence: MASSTTSHRPIKGILKNKSSTSSVEDSTQPSGRPGTQELQRKKSQKWDESNILATHYPSYKDYDLMKMNEPSNPYASVPNDGEDTMTEVQGKEAVTPDTLAKKLAATDTFGGRYQGEEQESSGAHTSKFFLDKQERQRQFELKRKLHYNEGLNIKLARQLISEELQSEVEDDENQPLLNSNF